In Brachybacterium saurashtrense, the genomic stretch GCGGGGCGTCGACGGGGCGTTCTGGCTGGAGTTCACTCTGGGCTGTCCGATCTCGTCGAGGTCATCCGCATCCAGCCGGGACCCCGGCCGGACCGGCAGGGCAGACAGGACTCGAACCTGCAACCTGCGGTTTTGGAGACCGCTGCGCTACCAATTGCGCCACTGCCCTTCACGGAGGAGACGCCCCCGTGCGGCCCTGCGCCGTGCCCCCGGAAGGGCGCCACGTCTCGGGCCAGCGACCAGCATACAAGTCCCGCCGGGCTGGTGCGAATCCGCCCGCGGCAGATCACACCGGGAGAGACGCAGGCCACTCCGGCGGCGGGCGCTCCGGGCATGCCGCGGGGCGCGAAGCGGCGGGCGGTCCTGGCAACGCGGGGCGAGCTCTGCCACGATAGGCGGGTGACCACCGACGATGCACGCACCTCCGTGACCAGCCCGCAAACCCCCGCGCACGCCCGCATCTCGCAGCGGGTAGGGGCGATCCAGCCCTCGGCCACCCTCGCGGTCGACTCCACCGCCAAGGCGCTCAAGGCCGCCGGCCGGCCGGTGATCGGCTTCGGCGCCGGGGAGCCCGACTTCCCCACGCCGCAGCACATCGTCGACGCCGCGGTGGAGGCGGCGCAGGATCCCCGCAACCACCGCTACTCCGCCACCGGCGGGCTCCCCGAGCTGAAGCAGGCCCTGGCCGAGTCCTTCACCGCCAGCACCGGCCTGGAGGTCGAGCCCGCGCAGGTGCTCGTCACCAACGGCGGCAAGCAGGCCGTGTTCCAGGCGTTCGCGACGCTGCTGGACCCGGGCGACGAGGTGATCCTGCCGGCGCCGTACTGGACCACCTACCCGGAGGCGATCCGTCAGGCGGGCGCCACCGAGGTGCCGGTGCTCGCCGGTGTGGATCAGGGCTATGTGCCCACGGTCGCCCAGCTCGAGGCGGCCCGCACCGAGAACACCCGCGCCCTGCTGCTGTGCTCCCCCTCGAACCCCACCGGCGTGGTGCTCACCCCCGAGCAGGTCGAGGAGATCGGGCGCTGGGCGCTGGAGCACGGCATCTGGGTGGTGACCGACGAGATCT encodes the following:
- a CDS encoding pyridoxal phosphate-dependent aminotransferase codes for the protein MTTDDARTSVTSPQTPAHARISQRVGAIQPSATLAVDSTAKALKAAGRPVIGFGAGEPDFPTPQHIVDAAVEAAQDPRNHRYSATGGLPELKQALAESFTASTGLEVEPAQVLVTNGGKQAVFQAFATLLDPGDEVILPAPYWTTYPEAIRQAGATEVPVLAGVDQGYVPTVAQLEAARTENTRALLLCSPSNPTGVVLTPEQVEEIGRWALEHGIWVVTDEIYQALTYDGMPFTSVLKAVPELAETTVLLGGVAKSFAMTGWRVGWMVGPADVIKAATNLQSHLTSHVNNIAQQAALAALTGSTAPVEEMREAFDRRRRLIVEKLSEVPGFTVPTPTGAFYAFPDVSGVLGRTIRGREITSSTELATVILEEAEVAAVPGEAFGAPGHLRFSYALNDDDIVEGIGRVAALLSE